From the Streptomyces pluripotens genome, one window contains:
- a CDS encoding cupin domain-containing protein produces MSSEPIALGKALASFDALWSPRIVTRVNDYDVRIAKVEGEHVWHVHDDTDEFFLVLDGELRICLSEPAGKRTVRLTKGEVFTVPRGTEHKPYAPTGAAILMFEPTGTATVGERHGEVPDHVDATTGHALDL; encoded by the coding sequence ATGAGCAGCGAACCCATTGCCCTCGGCAAGGCCCTGGCCTCCTTCGACGCGCTGTGGAGCCCCCGCATCGTCACACGCGTCAACGACTACGACGTGCGCATCGCCAAGGTGGAGGGCGAGCACGTCTGGCACGTCCACGACGACACCGATGAGTTCTTCCTGGTGCTCGACGGGGAGTTGCGCATCTGCCTGAGTGAGCCGGCCGGAAAGCGCACGGTCCGGCTCACGAAAGGTGAGGTCTTCACCGTTCCGCGGGGGACCGAGCACAAGCCGTACGCGCCCACCGGCGCCGCGATCCTCATGTTCGAGCCCACCGGGACCGCTACGGTCGGTGAGCGACACGGCGAGGTCCCCGACCACGTTGACGCGACGACGGGGCACGCGCTTGACCTCTGA
- a CDS encoding RNA polymerase sigma factor has protein sequence MQDLAPLEDLAGRAAAGDSAALEQLLAQIRPEVVRRCGRFLPCREDAEEAAQDVLVQVARHISGFEGRSRFGTWLYTVIANCCRQKYRELKRRAAEQPATIEPAHVVDPRTTSVIAGSRVDLLEALDRLERERPHLVAPLVYRDICQLDYAEVAERVGVPLGTLKSRLHEARKQVRPWLAAG, from the coding sequence GTGCAGGACCTGGCGCCGTTGGAAGACCTCGCCGGTCGTGCCGCCGCCGGCGACAGCGCGGCCCTGGAGCAGCTGCTGGCCCAGATCCGACCCGAGGTCGTGCGTCGTTGTGGGCGCTTCCTGCCCTGCCGGGAAGACGCCGAGGAGGCCGCCCAGGACGTGTTGGTACAGGTAGCCCGGCACATCTCGGGATTCGAGGGCCGCAGCCGCTTCGGCACCTGGCTGTACACGGTGATCGCCAACTGCTGCCGGCAGAAGTACCGGGAACTGAAACGGAGGGCTGCGGAACAGCCCGCCACCATCGAGCCCGCGCACGTGGTCGACCCGCGTACCACCAGCGTCATCGCCGGCTCTCGGGTGGATCTGCTGGAGGCGCTGGACCGCCTGGAGCGGGAGCGACCGCATCTGGTCGCGCCACTGGTCTACCGGGACATCTGCCAGCTGGACTACGCCGAGGTCGCCGAACGCGTCGGTGTCCCGCTCGGTACCCTCAAGTCGCGTCTGCACGAGGCCCGCAAGCAGGTGCGGCCCTGGCTCGCGGCCGGCTGA
- a CDS encoding SDR family NAD(P)-dependent oxidoreductase, translated as MSHAPPPAGPSNRARSVTGPVPEAAPGPRPAEGRAGAGGTALVTGASSGIGAAVARRLAADGCWRLVLNGRDVTRLEQVAAQSRALALPGDLTLPGADRRLTDLTLKHLGRLDLLVAGAGVGWAGDFTGMPPGRIDEIVDADLTATVHLVRALLPHMVAAGSGRIVLIGSFAGSVGVRGEAVYSAAKAALAAFADALRYELRDTGVGISHVIPGVVDTPFFDRRGAPYTRTWPRPVPAERAADAVRTAVLRGRDEVYVPGWLRVPARVRGAAPGLYRRLAARFG; from the coding sequence ATGTCCCATGCCCCGCCCCCCGCAGGACCGTCGAACCGCGCCCGGTCGGTGACGGGCCCCGTACCGGAGGCGGCCCCCGGTCCACGGCCCGCCGAGGGCCGGGCCGGTGCCGGGGGGACTGCCCTGGTCACGGGCGCCTCCTCCGGCATCGGCGCGGCCGTGGCCCGACGGCTGGCCGCCGACGGATGCTGGCGACTGGTGCTGAACGGGCGTGACGTCACCCGTCTGGAGCAGGTCGCCGCGCAGTCCCGTGCGCTGGCCCTGCCCGGCGACCTGACCCTGCCCGGCGCCGACCGCCGGCTCACCGACCTCACCCTGAAACATCTGGGACGGCTGGACCTGCTGGTGGCGGGCGCCGGTGTGGGCTGGGCCGGGGACTTCACCGGTATGCCCCCCGGCCGGATCGACGAGATCGTCGACGCCGATCTGACGGCCACCGTGCACCTGGTGCGCGCCCTGCTGCCGCACATGGTCGCAGCGGGATCGGGGCGCATCGTGCTCATCGGGTCCTTCGCGGGCAGCGTGGGGGTACGCGGCGAAGCCGTCTACTCCGCGGCGAAGGCCGCCCTGGCCGCCTTCGCCGACGCCTTGCGGTACGAGCTGCGTGATACCGGCGTGGGCATCAGTCATGTGATTCCCGGTGTGGTCGACACGCCCTTCTTCGACCGGCGCGGGGCCCCGTACACGAGAACATGGCCAAGACCGGTGCCCGCCGAGCGGGCGGCGGACGCGGTTCGGACCGCCGTCCTGCGGGGCAGGGACGAGGTGTACGTCCCGGGCTGGCTGCGCGTTCCCGCCCGGGTGCGCGGCGCCGCGCCCGGACTCTACCGGCGGCTCGCCGCTCGTTTCGGGTGA
- a CDS encoding RICIN domain-containing protein, producing MLTPHPPRSPHPSSGKAPRESDELIAGPLRAGSDAEASRSAALLMARHWEPVQDYAVICLAVVGPLAHLVTAAAFHQVLDRLALGESGEALRPRLLVAVRDTVVNWSRADRIATVLPGLEKPAGGRGMRAARTLIPENRALSDHSFHGLARPERTLLWHIEVEAEPVSVPADLLGMEDESATTALERAREKFREGLVCAHRELAPSKECRYYNRLLDAPLRRGGALLPDVQEHLVGCVYCRHAAEQLGQADAALGVLLAEAVLGWGARRYLDSRPGRRQLDPTRTPGGSRGSGGRRQGGAKPGLLTRALLPRVLRRGDGTTESRAPAAAHRALGQSDGAPGPFAPTAGRTAARLPLGEPGPARSSRMLLIGVGMVSAGLLAAALVINVWPHGGSGTGPVASPTSAGAPSPSATATAPGWAVRPATGRPTRLRNAAAGLCLDIKGRPEVGASAVLADCSSAVTQRWAYETGGLLRSSADSGLCLDSHADAGVVILGRCTGTASTRGDDVRYDLTPQGELLPRWDQELALANAGVTPGADLVVKVRDRSAGQRWLTDPPSASPRSVSIAGTNGPFVQPAERSDRYA from the coding sequence GTGCTCACCCCCCACCCCCCTCGTTCCCCCCATCCTTCGTCCGGCAAGGCCCCCAGGGAATCGGACGAGTTGATCGCCGGTCCGCTGCGCGCCGGCTCCGATGCGGAGGCTTCCCGGTCCGCCGCGCTTCTGATGGCCCGGCACTGGGAGCCGGTGCAGGACTACGCCGTCATCTGCCTGGCAGTCGTCGGGCCGCTCGCCCACTTGGTCACCGCCGCCGCCTTCCACCAGGTACTCGACCGGCTCGCTCTCGGCGAGTCCGGCGAGGCGCTCCGGCCGCGTCTTCTGGTGGCCGTCCGGGACACGGTGGTGAACTGGTCCCGCGCGGACCGGATCGCCACCGTGTTGCCCGGGCTCGAAAAGCCGGCCGGAGGCCGGGGGATGCGCGCCGCGAGGACACTGATACCGGAAAACCGTGCCTTGTCCGACCACTCGTTCCACGGCCTTGCCCGGCCGGAGCGGACGCTGCTGTGGCATATCGAGGTCGAAGCCGAACCGGTCAGCGTTCCGGCCGACTTGCTCGGCATGGAGGACGAGAGCGCGACGACCGCGCTCGAACGGGCGCGTGAGAAATTCCGGGAGGGCCTGGTGTGCGCCCACCGGGAACTCGCGCCCAGCAAGGAATGCCGCTACTACAACCGTCTGCTCGACGCTCCACTCCGCCGGGGCGGCGCCTTGTTGCCTGACGTCCAGGAACACTTGGTCGGCTGTGTCTATTGCCGGCACGCCGCAGAGCAACTGGGTCAAGCCGACGCGGCCTTGGGCGTGTTGCTCGCCGAGGCGGTCCTCGGCTGGGGCGCCCGCCGCTACCTCGACTCGCGCCCCGGTCGCCGCCAGTTGGATCCCACCCGCACCCCTGGCGGCTCCCGGGGCTCCGGCGGGCGCCGCCAGGGCGGGGCGAAGCCCGGACTGCTCACCCGTGCCCTGCTGCCGCGAGTGCTGCGGCGTGGTGACGGCACCACCGAGTCGCGAGCCCCGGCCGCCGCGCACCGCGCCCTGGGGCAGAGCGACGGTGCCCCTGGACCTTTCGCCCCCACAGCCGGCCGCACAGCCGCCCGCCTGCCGCTCGGGGAGCCTGGCCCAGCACGGTCATCCAGAATGCTGCTCATCGGGGTGGGAATGGTTTCGGCCGGGCTTCTGGCGGCTGCCCTCGTGATCAACGTGTGGCCGCACGGCGGATCCGGCACCGGTCCGGTCGCCTCCCCCACCAGCGCCGGCGCCCCGTCCCCGTCCGCCACCGCGACGGCTCCCGGTTGGGCGGTCCGGCCCGCCACCGGCCGTCCGACCCGGCTGCGCAACGCCGCCGCAGGTCTGTGCCTGGACATCAAGGGCAGGCCCGAGGTCGGTGCGAGCGCGGTTCTCGCGGACTGCTCCTCGGCCGTCACGCAGCGGTGGGCGTACGAGACCGGCGGACTGCTGCGCAGTTCGGCTGATTCGGGCTTGTGTCTGGACTCGCACGCCGACGCCGGCGTCGTGATCCTCGGCAGATGCACCGGCACCGCTTCGACCCGGGGCGACGACGTGCGCTACGACCTCACCCCTCAGGGCGAGTTGCTGCCCCGTTGGGACCAGGAGCTGGCGCTTGCCAACGCCGGCGTGACACCCGGTGCCGACCTCGTGGTCAAGGTCCGGGACCGCTCCGCGGGCCAGCGCTGGCTGACCGATCCGCCGTCGGCGAGCCCGCGGTCCGTGTCGATCGCCGGCACGAACGGGCCCTTCGTGCAACCGGCGGAGCGGTCGGACCGGTACGCCTAG
- a CDS encoding GlxA family transcriptional regulator gives MPMESSHVAHTAGPHRVVVIVDENSNPFELGCATEVFGLHRPEIGRSLYDFRLCAPEPSALMRDGFFTLTGVAGLEAADSADTLIVPNRPDIDVPRHPAVLDAVRRACARGARLVGFCSGAFTLAEAGVLDGRPATVHWQWADSFRTRFPTVRLEPDVLFVDDGDVLTAAGSAAALDLGLHIVRRDHGAEVASSVSRRLVFAAHRDGGQRQFIERPVPKIPDESLAPVLAWAQERLDAPLTVADLAARASVSPATLHRRFRAQLGTTPLAWLTGERLTLACRLIERGESRFETVARRSGLGTAANLRALMRRETGLAPSAYRRRFGPGTD, from the coding sequence ATGCCGATGGAATCCTCGCACGTCGCCCACACGGCGGGCCCGCACCGGGTCGTCGTGATCGTGGACGAGAACTCGAACCCCTTCGAGCTCGGCTGCGCAACCGAGGTCTTCGGCCTCCACAGGCCCGAGATCGGTCGCAGCCTGTACGACTTCCGCCTCTGTGCGCCCGAACCGAGCGCGCTGATGCGTGACGGCTTCTTCACCCTCACGGGAGTCGCCGGGCTGGAAGCCGCCGACTCAGCAGACACCTTGATCGTCCCCAACCGGCCCGACATTGATGTGCCCCGCCACCCGGCCGTACTCGACGCCGTCCGGCGGGCGTGCGCACGCGGTGCGAGGCTGGTGGGCTTCTGTAGCGGGGCCTTCACCTTGGCCGAGGCCGGGGTCCTCGACGGGCGACCGGCCACCGTGCACTGGCAGTGGGCGGACTCCTTCCGAACCCGCTTCCCCACCGTCCGGCTCGAACCGGACGTGCTGTTCGTCGACGACGGTGACGTCCTCACCGCCGCGGGGAGTGCCGCAGCTCTCGACCTGGGTCTGCACATCGTCCGACGGGACCACGGCGCGGAGGTCGCCAGTTCCGTCAGCCGGCGACTTGTCTTCGCCGCACACCGTGACGGCGGGCAACGACAGTTCATCGAACGCCCCGTGCCCAAGATCCCCGATGAGTCCCTCGCGCCCGTTCTGGCCTGGGCACAGGAACGGCTGGACGCTCCGCTGACGGTGGCCGACCTGGCGGCACGGGCCTCGGTCAGCCCTGCGACACTGCACCGTCGCTTCCGAGCGCAACTGGGCACGACACCACTGGCGTGGCTCACCGGGGAACGCCTGACCCTGGCATGCCGGCTGATCGAGCGGGGTGAGTCGCGCTTCGAGACGGTCGCGCGGCGCAGCGGGCTGGGCACCGCCGCCAACCTGCGCGCTCTGATGCGCCGCGAGACGGGGCTCGCTCCATCGGCGTACCGACGCCGGTTCGGCCCGGGGACGGACTGA
- a CDS encoding FAD-dependent monooxygenase: MTHTEVLIAGAGPVGLTAALELRRRGVDCRLVDRLPQRLPYAKAVGVQPRTFELWERMGVDRAALDAAVPLLGQLIYVNGEEQARIELTLPPEVPYRFACLPQYETERILEERLICFGTHVERGTELVSFTQDADGVTSRLVTSSGAETEIRSRFLVGCDGAHSIVRKALGLSFEGGALPEEYMLADVEVDWDLPPGYSLRAMHRTAEGEVDDLLVCIPLPGRCRYRMSMRVPPELSTVGGRDALDSVAHGIEAGHAPRLEHIQEVIDRLSPRSTTASAMRWSSVFRISHRLVDRYGEGRVFVAGDAAHIHPPTGAQGMNTGIQDACNLAWKLALAVAGDAEPKLLESYDAERRPVGEEVVVRTLRQAAHGVQADPDAPEAVMVREAQLLIAYPDSPIVEPSASAPGPAAGDRAPDCGGLLDPIAAFPLRLYDVLRERDHVLLLYADSVEATRGLGELADEAGRLAHGRLAVCCVLADRIDPGALPLAVLRDGRGEFRERYVSDGSTAFLVRPDGHLGARVSPTGPGCLSAALARVFAT, from the coding sequence ATGACACACACCGAGGTACTGATCGCCGGAGCGGGCCCGGTCGGTCTGACCGCCGCCCTCGAACTGCGCAGGCGTGGCGTGGACTGCCGGCTGGTCGACCGGTTGCCGCAACGGCTGCCGTACGCCAAGGCAGTCGGGGTCCAGCCGCGGACCTTCGAACTGTGGGAGCGGATGGGCGTGGACCGGGCGGCCCTGGACGCAGCTGTTCCCCTGCTCGGCCAGCTGATCTATGTGAACGGCGAGGAACAGGCGCGGATCGAGTTGACGCTGCCACCGGAGGTGCCGTACCGCTTCGCATGCCTTCCGCAGTACGAGACCGAGCGCATCCTGGAGGAACGGCTGATCTGTTTCGGCACGCACGTCGAACGCGGCACGGAACTGGTCTCCTTCACGCAGGACGCCGACGGCGTCACCAGCCGGCTGGTGACCTCGTCCGGAGCCGAGACGGAGATCCGCTCCCGCTTCCTGGTCGGGTGCGACGGCGCGCACAGCATCGTACGCAAAGCGCTGGGGCTCTCCTTCGAGGGCGGCGCGCTGCCCGAGGAGTACATGCTCGCGGACGTGGAGGTGGACTGGGATCTGCCACCCGGGTACAGCCTGCGGGCGATGCACCGCACCGCCGAGGGTGAGGTGGACGACCTACTGGTCTGCATCCCCCTGCCGGGCCGATGCCGCTACCGCATGTCGATGCGTGTGCCGCCGGAACTCTCCACAGTGGGAGGGCGGGATGCGCTGGACTCGGTGGCCCACGGCATCGAGGCGGGGCACGCCCCGCGTCTGGAGCACATCCAGGAGGTCATCGACCGGCTGTCGCCCCGGTCGACGACGGCATCCGCCATGCGCTGGTCCTCGGTGTTCCGCATCAGCCACCGTCTGGTGGACCGATACGGAGAGGGTCGGGTGTTCGTTGCGGGCGATGCCGCACACATCCATCCGCCCACCGGCGCCCAGGGCATGAACACCGGGATCCAGGACGCCTGCAACCTCGCCTGGAAGCTGGCGCTCGCGGTGGCGGGCGACGCGGAACCGAAGCTGCTGGAGAGCTACGACGCCGAACGCCGGCCGGTCGGCGAGGAGGTGGTGGTGCGCACCCTGCGGCAGGCGGCGCACGGAGTGCAAGCCGACCCGGACGCACCCGAGGCGGTCATGGTGCGTGAGGCACAGTTGCTGATCGCCTACCCGGACAGCCCGATCGTGGAGCCCTCGGCATCCGCACCGGGCCCGGCCGCGGGCGACCGTGCGCCTGACTGCGGCGGCCTGCTCGACCCGATCGCGGCCTTCCCGCTCCGGCTGTACGACGTGCTCCGCGAACGCGACCACGTCCTGCTGCTCTACGCGGACTCCGTCGAGGCAACACGGGGCTTGGGGGAACTGGCGGACGAGGCAGGCCGTCTGGCGCATGGCAGGCTGGCCGTCTGCTGCGTGCTCGCGGACCGGATCGATCCTGGTGCACTGCCGCTGGCAGTGCTGCGGGACGGGCGGGGAGAGTTCCGTGAAAGGTACGTGAGCGACGGAAGCACCGCGTTCCTCGTGCGCCCGGACGGCCATCTGGGTGCACGGGTGTCGCCGACGGGGCCCGGATGTCTGTCCGCGGCCCTGGCCCGGGTATTCGCGACCTGA
- a CDS encoding DMT family transporter, whose amino-acid sequence MLAVTVVLALLAALSNATASVLQRRAAVQEPDEGGGAGSAVRRFIRLLRRPYWLAGVGLLAVSGVLQAGALATGSLSLVQPLLTAELLFTLGVGSLIFRRRPERRTWLAFVALAAGLVLFLLAASPAAGRSTALPRDWLMAGGGVLVAVVLLVAVAHPLKGAPRAALLGLASAVCFATTAALLKEAVGQLGQGITVMFSHWSPYATACVGFVAFLLLQSALEAGSLTASQPALTLGDALTSVVLGSVLFAESIHLGLRVLPELIGIALIGMGSVGLAHVASMGTEWDEPAGDLPPGGSGERAQTAREYGPGSAESRRTEEGG is encoded by the coding sequence GTGCTTGCCGTAACGGTGGTGCTCGCCCTGCTCGCGGCCCTGTCCAACGCGACCGCTTCGGTCCTGCAGCGCCGGGCCGCCGTGCAGGAGCCGGACGAGGGCGGCGGCGCGGGATCCGCCGTACGGCGGTTCATCCGCCTGCTGCGCCGACCGTACTGGCTGGCGGGCGTCGGACTGCTGGCGGTGTCCGGCGTACTGCAGGCCGGGGCACTGGCCACGGGCAGTCTGTCCCTCGTCCAGCCACTGCTCACCGCCGAGTTGCTGTTCACTCTGGGGGTGGGCAGCCTCATCTTCCGTCGCCGCCCGGAGCGCAGGACCTGGCTGGCGTTCGTCGCCCTCGCCGCCGGGCTGGTCCTCTTCCTGTTGGCGGCTTCGCCCGCCGCCGGCCGGAGCACCGCGCTGCCCCGGGACTGGCTCATGGCCGGCGGCGGGGTGCTCGTCGCGGTGGTACTGCTCGTGGCGGTCGCCCATCCGCTGAAAGGCGCACCCAGAGCCGCGCTGCTCGGCCTCGCCTCCGCCGTCTGCTTCGCCACCACCGCGGCACTGCTCAAAGAGGCCGTGGGGCAGCTCGGGCAGGGGATCACGGTGATGTTCAGTCACTGGTCACCGTACGCCACGGCCTGCGTCGGGTTCGTCGCCTTCCTGCTGCTGCAGAGCGCGCTCGAAGCCGGGTCGCTCACGGCCTCTCAGCCCGCCCTCACCCTTGGTGACGCGCTCACCAGCGTCGTGCTCGGCTCGGTCTTGTTCGCCGAGTCGATCCACCTCGGACTGCGGGTGCTGCCGGAGCTGATCGGCATCGCACTGATCGGCATGGGCAGTGTCGGACTGGCCCACGTGGCGTCCATGGGCACGGAATGGGATGAGCCCGCAGGTGACCTCCCGCCGGGCGGCAGCGGTGAGCGGGCACAGACGGCCCGCGAGTACGGACCGGGCAGCGCGGAATCGCGCCGCACCGAAGAGGGCGGGTGA
- a CDS encoding SpoIIE family protein phosphatase, translating into MSRVYPFDDAATARAVINDDGTLVEWNDGARRLLGHPADEVVGRPAVELLAEYGAPAVPSGTRWDGTVGLRHRDGHTLAVWLLAHHRPSHDDRPGDWLVVTPLTGAEPPAADDLPTRAGLIQSPCAIAVFDDELRLRQMNNAMADVIGLPEKRVRGLRLAEIDGRPQSEELERNMLLVLTTGRPMDVETSMPASSEPRAHTWLARMAPVVDAQDRIRGVSLAGHDVTENRRARQRLQVVNEASVRIGTTLDVTRTAQELADVCVPVLADFVTIDLLDPHEQGGEPPAHITAPVTLRRFAHQSVLRGVPEAVLEPGETQEYPPHSPQADSLTAGHTIITSMTAGNMQQWLTWNTTRGERVRRFGIHSSMSVPIRARGLTLGVAVLTRHQRPDSFTADDRLLAEEITARAAVCVDNARRYSRERETALALQRSLLPRTLPRTAALEASSRYLPAARAGVGGDWFDVIPLSGMRVAMVVGDVVGHGVRASAAMGRLRTAVRTLADIDLAPDELLTHLDDLVVRLSEESGGDGSPGEVGATCLYAVYDPVSRRCTLARAGHPPPLLLRPGSRPQQLDLPAGPPLGLGGLPFESEELELPEGTVLALYTDGLVQSREPDVDARWALLREALGTSADSLDGTCDRILHALLPHGDAADDVALLLARTRGLPAAQVATWDIPADPALVAPVRKQVVHQLADWGLGETAFTAELVVSELVTNAIRYGSHPIRLRLIHDATTLIFEVSDTSHTAPHLRRAKTFDEGGRGLLLVAQLTQRWGSRHTAEGKTIWAELPLYEPEAHDTYDEHDA; encoded by the coding sequence ATGAGCCGGGTCTATCCGTTCGACGACGCGGCGACGGCCCGGGCTGTCATCAACGACGACGGAACGCTGGTGGAGTGGAACGACGGCGCGCGGCGCCTGCTCGGCCACCCGGCGGACGAGGTCGTGGGCCGCCCTGCCGTCGAACTGTTGGCCGAGTACGGCGCCCCGGCCGTGCCTTCGGGCACGCGCTGGGACGGAACGGTCGGATTGCGCCACCGTGACGGCCACACCCTCGCGGTCTGGCTGCTCGCCCATCACAGGCCCTCACACGACGACCGCCCCGGTGACTGGCTCGTGGTCACCCCGCTGACGGGTGCCGAGCCGCCTGCTGCGGACGATCTGCCGACCAGGGCGGGCCTGATCCAGTCACCGTGCGCGATCGCCGTGTTCGATGACGAACTGCGGCTGCGCCAGATGAACAACGCGATGGCCGACGTCATCGGCCTTCCGGAGAAGCGGGTGCGGGGGCTGCGCCTGGCGGAGATCGACGGCAGGCCGCAGAGCGAGGAGCTGGAGCGGAACATGCTCCTCGTGCTCACCACGGGCCGTCCGATGGATGTGGAGACGTCCATGCCAGCCAGCAGCGAGCCCAGGGCGCACACCTGGCTCGCCCGTATGGCCCCTGTCGTGGACGCACAAGACCGGATCCGGGGCGTGTCTCTGGCCGGGCACGACGTCACGGAGAACCGCCGGGCCCGGCAGCGGTTGCAGGTGGTGAACGAGGCCAGCGTGCGCATCGGCACCACCCTCGACGTGACCCGGACCGCTCAGGAGCTGGCGGACGTGTGCGTGCCCGTCCTCGCCGACTTCGTCACCATCGACCTGCTCGATCCCCACGAGCAAGGCGGCGAGCCCCCGGCACACATCACGGCACCGGTCACCCTGCGCCGGTTCGCCCACCAGTCGGTGCTGCGGGGGGTGCCGGAAGCCGTGCTGGAGCCGGGCGAGACGCAGGAGTACCCGCCCCATTCCCCGCAGGCCGACTCCCTCACCGCCGGTCACACCATCATCACCTCGATGACCGCGGGCAACATGCAGCAGTGGTTGACGTGGAACACCACGCGCGGCGAGCGGGTACGCAGGTTCGGCATCCACTCCTCGATGTCGGTGCCGATCAGGGCGCGCGGGCTGACCCTCGGTGTCGCGGTCCTCACCCGCCACCAGCGCCCGGACTCCTTCACCGCCGACGACAGGCTGCTGGCCGAGGAGATCACGGCCCGGGCCGCGGTCTGCGTCGACAACGCCCGCCGCTACTCACGGGAGCGGGAGACCGCCCTCGCGCTACAACGCAGCCTGCTGCCGCGCACCCTGCCGCGCACCGCAGCGCTGGAGGCGTCCTCCCGCTACCTTCCGGCCGCACGGGCCGGGGTGGGCGGCGACTGGTTCGACGTGATCCCGCTGTCCGGAATGCGGGTCGCGATGGTCGTCGGAGACGTCGTCGGGCACGGCGTCCGGGCGTCGGCCGCCATGGGCCGGCTGCGCACCGCCGTACGCACCCTCGCCGACATCGACCTCGCCCCGGACGAACTCCTCACCCACCTGGACGACCTGGTGGTGCGGCTGTCGGAGGAGTCCGGCGGCGACGGTAGCCCTGGCGAGGTCGGTGCGACCTGCCTGTACGCCGTTTACGACCCGGTATCACGGCGCTGCACGCTGGCCCGCGCCGGCCACCCGCCGCCGCTGCTGCTACGGCCGGGTAGCCGGCCCCAGCAGCTCGATCTGCCCGCCGGCCCGCCGCTGGGCCTCGGCGGCCTGCCGTTCGAATCCGAAGAGCTGGAACTGCCCGAGGGCACCGTCCTCGCCCTGTACACGGACGGTCTGGTGCAGTCCCGGGAGCCGGACGTGGACGCCAGGTGGGCGCTGCTGCGCGAGGCCCTCGGAACGAGCGCGGACTCCCTGGACGGGACCTGCGACCGGATCCTGCACGCCCTGCTGCCGCACGGGGACGCCGCGGACGACGTGGCGCTGTTGCTCGCCCGCACCCGGGGGCTGCCCGCCGCCCAGGTGGCGACCTGGGACATCCCCGCCGATCCGGCGCTGGTCGCGCCGGTGCGCAAACAGGTGGTGCACCAGCTGGCCGACTGGGGACTGGGCGAGACCGCGTTCACCGCGGAACTGGTGGTCAGCGAGCTGGTCACCAACGCCATCCGGTACGGCTCGCACCCGATCCGGCTCCGACTGATCCACGACGCCACCACGCTCATCTTCGAGGTGTCCGACACCAGCCACACCGCTCCGCACCTGCGCCGGGCCAAGACCTTCGACGAGGGCGGCCGGGGCCTGCTGCTGGTGGCGCAGCTCACCCAGCGGTGGGGCAGCCGGCACACCGCAGAGGGCAAGACGATCTGGGCGGAACTACCGCTCTACGAGCCCGAGGCACACGACACGTACGACGAGCACGACGCCTAG
- a CDS encoding subtilase-type protease inhibitor, giving the protein MRNTARWAAALGLTAAAVCGPLTGTAVAAPVAAPSSLYAPSALVLTTGHGSDAATATPERAVTLSCAPTASGTHPASFQACAELRWVGGDFDALQPRLDVWCTKLYDPVVVTAQGVWEGKRVSYERTFGNMCMRDATGSVFAF; this is encoded by the coding sequence ATGCGGAACACCGCGCGCTGGGCAGCGGCCCTCGGCCTCACAGCCGCCGCCGTCTGCGGCCCCCTGACCGGGACCGCCGTCGCTGCACCGGTCGCCGCCCCGTCGTCGCTCTACGCCCCTTCGGCGCTGGTGCTCACCACCGGCCACGGCAGCGACGCGGCCACGGCCACTCCGGAGCGCGCCGTCACCCTCAGCTGCGCCCCCACGGCCTCCGGCACCCACCCGGCCTCGTTCCAGGCCTGCGCGGAACTGCGCTGGGTCGGCGGTGACTTCGACGCCCTGCAGCCCCGACTTGATGTGTGGTGCACCAAGCTGTACGACCCGGTGGTCGTCACGGCCCAGGGCGTCTGGGAGGGCAAGCGCGTCTCGTACGAGCGCACCTTCGGCAACATGTGCATGCGGGACGCGACAGGCAGCGTCTTCGCATTCTAG